The Alistipes finegoldii DSM 17242 DNA segment CGGCTTCTCCGGCGCAACGGCGCTCGAAAACCTGAGCACCACGGGCCAGATGGGCTATTCGGCCATGGACGCCTTCCTCGGTTTCATTCCGGGCTGCGTGGGCGAGACTTCGACGCTGGCGATCCTGATCGGCGCGGCGATCCTGCTCTTTACGGGCGTCGCTTCGTGGCGCACGATGGTCTCGGTATTCGTCGGCGGTCTGGCGATGGGCTATCTCTTCCAAGCGCTCGGCGTGACGACCTATCCGGCATGGTGGCACCTGATCGTCGGCGGTTTCGCTTTCGGTGCGGTCTTCATGGCCACCGATCCCGTCACCTCGGCGCAGACCGACAAGGGCAAATACATCGTGGGTCTGATGACCGGTGCGCTGGCCGTGCTGATCCGCGTGGTCAATCCGGCCTATCCCGAAGGCATGATGCTGTCGATCCTCTTCATGAATGCGCTGGCTCCGCTGGTGGACTACTATGTGGTCGAGGCGAACATCTCGCGCAGAAAGAAACGTGTTAAACTGGCAAAATAGGGGAGAATATGGCAACGAAAAAATTCAAATGCACCGTTTGCGGCTACATTCACGAAGGAGACGCCGCACCCGAAAAATGCCCGGTCTGCATGGCCCCCGCCTCGGCGTTCGTCGAACTGAAGGACGAGAAGAAAAAGGGGCTGTTCAGCGACAAGAACGGCAACGCATATATTATAATGTACTCGACGGTGATGGTGGTCATCGTAGCGACGCTGCTGGCCGTGGCCGCACTTTCGCTCCAGTCGCGCCAGTACGCCAACGAGCTGAACGAGAAGAAGCAGTCGATCCTTTCGTCGCTCTCGGCGCAGGGTGAGAATTACGACGCCTTCATCAAGGGCTACGTGCTCGACGCCGACGGCAACGAGCTCGAAGGCGAGGATGTCTTCGAGCTGCTGAAGGACCTTCAGGGCGCTTTCGACGACGGCAAGTTCCCCGTATTCGAAGCCGCCGACGGCCGCGTGGTGATTCCCGTGACCGGCATGGGCCTCTGGGGACCCGTCTGGGGTTATATCGCCCTCGAAAAGGATATGGACACCGTGGCCGGTATCATCATGGCCCACAAGGGCGAGACCCCCGGTCTGGGTGCCGAGATCGCAACGCCGAAATATCAGGCGCAGTTCGTCGGCAAGAAGATCTTCAAAGGCGACGAGTTCGTCTCCGTGAAACTGCGCAAGGGCGGCGCTCAGGACCCCGAACATGAGGTCGATGCCATTTCCGGCGGTACGAAGACCTCGGACGGCGTGACGGCGATGCTCTACAACAGCATGGAACACTACCTGCCGCTGCTCGAAGCCAAGCGCAAGGCCGCGGTCGAGCAGGTCGTATTTGCTCCCGTGCGGGATGAGTCTAACGAAGAAAATGTAGAAAACAATGAGTAAGAACGAAAAAGAGCCTTTGTTTTCGGCTAAGAACATGAAGTTCCTGACGGGGCCGTTCTCCGCGAACAACCCGGTCATCGTGCAGATTCTGGGTATCTGCTCGGCGCTGGCCGTCACCGTACAGCTCAAACCCGCCATCGTCATGGCCTTGTCCGTGACGGTCGTGACGGGATTCTCGAATCTGGTGATGTCGCTGCTGCGCAACGGCGTGCCCTCGCGCATCCGCATCATCGTACAGCTGGTGGTTATCGCCGCGCTGGTAATTCTGGTCGATCAGGTGCTTAAAGCCTACGTTTTCGAGGTTTCCAAGCAGCTGTCGGTTTACGTGGGCCTTATCATCACCAACTGTATCGTCATGGGCCGCATCGAGGCCTTCGCGCTGGCCAACAAGCCGTGGGCGTCACTGCTCGACGGTATCGGCAACGGTCTGGGCTACGGCCTGATTCTGGTGATCGTGGCTTTCTTCCGCGAGCTTTTCGGTTCGGGTTCGCTGCTGGGCTTCCGCATCGTTCCTGAGAGCTGGTATATCGCCGAGGGCGGTTTCTACTCCAACTGCGGCCTGATGCTCTTCCCGCCGATGGCGCTGATCATCGTGGGCTGCATCATCTGGGTGCACCGTTCGCGCAACAAGGATTTACAGGAAAAATAGGAGAATAGCGTATGGAATCATTGAATATCTTTATCCGGTCGATCTTTATCGACAATATGGTCTTCGCGTTCTTCTTCGGCATGTGTTCCTACATCGCCGTTTCGAAGAGCGTCAAAACCGCCCTCGGCCTCGGCGCCGCCGTTACGTTCGTAATGGTGATGACCGTGCCGCTGAACTACTTCCTGTATGAATACGTACTCAAGGCGGGCGCCCTCGCGTGGGCCGGGCTTCCGGACGTCAATCTGGACTTCCTGACCTTCATCGTCTTCATCGCCACCATCGCGGCTTTCGTGCAGCTGGTGGAGATGGCCGTCGAGAAGTTCTCGCCGACGCTTTACAGCCAGCTGGGCATCTTCCTGCCGCTGATCGCCGTGAACTGCGCCATCATGGGCGGCTCGCTCTTCATGCAGCAGAAAGTCGATGCGCTGGAGCTTACGTCGCTCTGGCAGTCGATCGTCTACGGTCTGGGCTCCGGTCTGGGCTGGTGGCTGGCTATCGTGATGATGGCCGCGATCCGCGAGAAGACGACTTACTCGCAGATTCCTGCGGCGCTCAAGGGGCCGGGTATCGCCTTTATCATCACCGGCCTGATGGGTATCGCCTTCATGATCTTCTCCGGTATTCAGTTCTAACCTTAAAAGAGATTCGGAAAACATGGAATTGACTATTATAGTTGCAATCATTGCCTTTCTGGCTGTAACCCTCCTCTTGGTGGGGCTGCTTCTCTTCGCAAAGGCTAAACTGACCTCGTCGGGCGAAGTGACGATCGACATCAACGACGGCGAGAAGGTCATCACCGCCGAGAGCGGCTCGACGCTGCTTTCGACGCTGGCCAACAACAAGGTGTTCCTGCCTTCGGCCTGCGGCGGCGGCGGTTCGTGCGGCATGTGCAAATGTCAGGTGCTCGAAGGCGGCGGCGATATTCTGCCGACCGAAACCGGATTCATTTCGCGCAAGCTGGCCAAGGACCACTGGCGTCTGGGCTGTCAGGTCAAGGTGAAGGAAAACCTCAGGATCAAGGTGCCCGAAGCCGTGCTCGGTGTCAAGAAGTGGGAGTGTACGGTCGTCTCCAACCGCAACATTTCGACCTTCCTCAAGGAGTTCGTCGTGAAGCTGCCCGAAGGCGAGAACCTCAAGTTCCGCAGCGGCGGTTACATTCAGATCGACATCCCGAAGTACGACGCCATCAAGTTCTCGGACATGGACGTCGATGAGAAGTACCGCGCCGACTGGGACAAGTTCAAGATGTGGGATCTGGTTACGACCAACCCCGAAGACACGTTCCGCGCCTACTCGATGGCCAACCACCCGGCCGAGGGCAATATCATCATGCTCAACATCCGTATCGCCACTCCGCCGTTCGACAAGGCGACGGGCGGCTTCATGAAGGTCAATCCGGGTATCTGCTCGTCGTATGTCTTCTCGCGCAAGCCGGGCGACAAGATCACGATTTCGGGTCCTTACGGCGAGTTCTTCCTGCCGGACGACCTGCCCGATACGCAGGAGCTGATCTTCATCGGCGGCGGCGCCGGCATGGCGCCCATGCGCAGCCACCTGATGCACCTGTTCAAGACCGAGAAGACCAAGCGTCCCGTTTCGTTCTGGTACGGCGCGCGTGCGCTGAAGGAGGTTCCCTATCTCGACGAGTTCCACGCCATCGAGAAGGATTTTCCCAACTTCTCGTTCAATCTGGCGCTCGACCGTCCCGATCCCGAAGCGGACGCCGCAGGCGTGAAGTACACGCCGGGCTTCGTCCACAACGTGCTGTACGAGAATTACCTGAAGAACCATCAGGCGCCTGAGGACTGCATCTACCTCATGTGCGGACCTCCGATGATGATCGCTTCGGTGGTGAAGATGCTCGACAGTCTCGGCGTGCCGCCCGAAAATATCCTCTACGACAACTTCGGTTCGTAATCCGATTTGTCGGTATTCGAATCCCCGGACAGCTGTCCGGGGATTTTTTTGTGCTACGGAACGGTCCCTTTGCGGGGACGCCGTTTCGGGAATTTTCGTATATTTGTAGTAATAACCGATTTACCAACTTAAAACCAAATTCTATTGAAATGAACATTCCTTCCATTTTCTGGTTCATTCCCGCTGCCGCGGTTATCGCCCTGTTGCTGGCTTGGGCGTTTTACCGTGCGATGAAGCGCGAGGATGAAGGCACGCCGCGCATGCGCGAGATCGCCGGGCACGTGCGCCGGGGCGCCATGGCCTACCTGCGCCAGCAGTACAAGGTCGTCGCCATCGTATTCGTGGTGCTGGCGCTGTTTTTCGCCTATCTGGCCTACGGCGCCGGGGTGCAGAACCCGTGGGTGCCCTTCGCCTTCCTGACGGGCGGATTCTTTTCGGGACTGGCCGGCTATTTCGGCATGAAGACCGCGACCTACGCTTCGGCGCGTACGGCCAACGCCGCGCGCCAGTCGCTCGACCGCGGCCTGAAGGTCGCATTCCGCAGCGGCGCGGTGATGGGGCTGGTCGTAGTGGGGCTGGGCCTGCTCGACATTTCGTTCTGGTACGTCATCCTCGAATATTTCGTCGATGTCACCGGACCGCAGAAACTCGTCGTCATCACGACCACCATGCTGACCTTCGGCATGGGCGCTTCGACGCAGGCGCTCTTCGCGCGCGTCGGCGGCGGCATCTATACCAAGGCGGCCGACGTGGGCGCCGACCTCGTGGGCAAGGTCGAGGCGGGAATTCCCGAAGACGACCCGCGCAATCCCGCGACCATCGCCGACAATGTGGGCGACAACGTGGGCGACGTGGCCGGCATGGGCGCCGACCTTTACGAAAGCTACTGCGGCTCGATACTCGCCACCGCGGCTCTCGGAGCCGCCGCCTTCGCTTCGGCGGACGGGATGGCCATGCAGCTGCGCGCCGTGCTGGCGCCGATGCTGATCGCTGCCGTGGGCATCGTGCTTTCGATCATCGGCATCTTCCTCGTGCGCACCAAGGAGGGCGCCACGATGCGCGAACTGCTCCGTTCGCTGGGTGTGGGCGTCAATTTCAGTTCGCTGCTGATCGCCGGCGCGACGTTCGGCATCCTCTATCTGCTGGGAATCGAGAACTGGATCGGACTGTCGTTCTCGGTCATCACGGGACTCTTGGCCGGCATCATCATCGGGCAGGCCACCGAGTATTACACCTCGCACTCCTACAAGCCGACGCAGAAGATCGCCGGAAGCGCACAGACGGGACCCGCCACCGTGATTATCGCGGGTATCGGGTCGGGCATGATCTCGACGGCTGTTCCGGTCCTGACGATCGGCGTGGCGATTATCCTCGCCTACCTTTGCGCCATCGGCTTCGACATGGAGCATATCATGTCTGCGCAGAGCATGTCGCTGGGCCTTTACGGCATCGGCATCGCCGCGGTCGGCATGCTCTCGACGCTGGGCATCACCCTCGCCACGGACGCTTACGGCCCGATCGCCGACAATGCCGGCGGCAATGCCGAGATGAGCGGGCTGGGACCCGAAGTGCGCAAACGCACCGATGCGCTCGACGCGCTGGGCAACACGACGGCCGCCACGGGCAAGGGCTTCGCCATCGGTTCGGCCGCGCTGACGGCCCTTGCGCTGCTGGCCTCCTATATCGAAGAGATACGCATCGGACTGCTGCACAACGGCGTGACGGCCCTCGACCTGCCCAACGGCACGACGCAGCTGGTCGAGAAGGCTTCGCTCCTCGATTTTATGGAGTATTACCACGTGTCGCTGATGAATCCGACGGTGCTGATCGGCGTGTTTGTCGGCGCGATGATGTCGTTCCTGTTCTGCGGCCTGACGATGAACGCCGTGGGGCGTGCGGCCCAGAGCATGGTGAACGAGGTGCGCCGCCAGTTCCGCGAGATCAAGGGCATCCTTACGGGCGAGGGCACTCCCGACTATGCCCGGTGCGTCGAGATTTCGACGCGCGGCGCCCAGCGCGAGATGCTGCTGCCGAGTCTGCTGGCTATCGCCGTGCCGGTGGTCGTCGGCTTGGTGTTCGGCGTGGCGGGCGTCATGGGACTGCTTGTCGGCGGCCTGAGTTCGGGCTTCGTGCTGGCCGTGTTCATGGCCAATGCGGGCGGCGCGTGGGACAACGCCAAGAAGATGGTCGAAGAGGGGCATTTCGGGGGCAAAGGCTCCGACTGCCACAAGGCGACCGTCGTGGGCGATACTGTGGGCGATCCCTTCAAGGATACGTCGGGTCCGTCGCTCAATATCCTCATCAAACTGATGTCGATGGTCTCGATCGTCATGGCCGGCCTGACGGTGGCTTTCCACCTTTTTTAGTCTGCCGGAATCCCTTGCTGCGACGGCTGCCCGCAAATGCGGGCGGCCGTCGCTGATTCGGCGGGAGTGCAGATTCGAGACGGAGCATGCCGTCTGCCGTTTGCCGTTGTCTGTTTACCGCATTCTGCCCGGCGCTTTATTGTTCGCTTTTTGCCTGCGGGGTTCCTGTGCCCGCTGCTTTGCGTCTGTCGCTTAGCGTCCGTTGTTTCTTGGTTGCCAGTCCGCTGCGTTGTTGTTTGCTTTTCCGCCGGTTGTCCGCAGCCGGCCTCTCTCCGGCGGCGGTTCTCTGCGCGTCGCTTTGTATCTGCCGCACCGCCGTCCGCCACCATATGTGAAAAAGCCTTTCGGCCATTAGGGCCGAAAGGCTTTCGTGTGTCGGAAGATCGCGTTTGCGGAGGTGCCGTTATTTCTTGCTCGCGCCGCTTTCGAGAATCGAGACGATGGAGTAGAGCGTGAAGCAGATGGCGCCGAATCCCGTCAGTACGCGCGCCGGGACGAAGTATTTGGTTTCGAACAGCGCCGCTTCGTAGAGGAACGCGGCGAGGAAAAGGCACGCCAGCGCCGTGAGTACCGGAATGATCGGAATGCGGTTGGCCAGCGGGAAATCGGCGTGCCAGATTTTCGCCAGCAGGATCACCTTGCTCGAAATGCTCCAGCAGATCAGCGCCAGTCCGATCAGTACGAAGCCCACGAAATTGATCGACTCGCCCCGGAATGTGAAGATCAGGATCAGCCCCAGCACGAAAGCCAGTCCGCCCATGCAGAGCACCAGACTCATCCAGCGGCGGCGTTCGCCCATCGTGTAGCTGCCCCGTGCCTGACGGGCGATGCTGGCGACCAGCGCGATCAGCGAGGTGCAGACGCAGGCGATGCCGAACATGACGCTGCCCGCGACGATATGCGCCGGGAGCGTCCCGATCGAAAACAGCAGGATGCACCAGAGCCATGCTCCGGCGGCCACGGCCGATACGATGAAGATCAGCAGCGAGCTTTGTCCGCGCGAGAATCCCGCAGGATTGATCGAGAAACTGCTGTCGCCTGAGTTTTTGGGGATCAGGCTGAATCTGGTCGAGGAGGTGGCGGCCGTCGAGACGCAGGCCGTGATGAGTCCGAGTCCGCAGACCACATGCCCCGTGACGTATGCGCCCGTCATGTTCGACGTGATGATGAAGATTCCGCAGATGACCGTCATGGCGGCGAAAGCGTAACCGACGGCCGGGAAAAGATACTTCGCGGCGGCGCTGTAGGTGCCGATGATCTGGCGGATGATGGTCGCGGCCGTGCAGTAGAGCGCGACGCAGATCGAGCCGAGGAAAAAGACGACGGGACCTGCGGTCAGCCGTGAAGGATCGCTTCCGGCGGCGAAGACGTAGGCTCCGTAACCGAAACAGAATGCCGCCATCGCGAGGGGTATGGCGCGGAAAAGAATGCTTATGCCGTGGTTCATAAACTGAGTTTTTGTTCGAACGCAGACCTGCAAATCCCGAACCAAAGAAAAAATGGCTATCTTTACGCCATGAAAAATATCGTTTTCGACCTCGGCGGGGTGCTTTTCGCCCGCGACAAAAATAAGTCCACGCAGGAATTCCATGAATTTTTCAGCTTCATCCGCTCGGAGCGGATGCCCCTTTTCTGGGAGGAGTACGACCGGGGCGCATCGACGCTCGGCGAGGTGACCGACATTCTCGCCCGGACGACCGGCTGCCCGCGCGAAAAGTGTGAACGTTTTCTGCTGCTGTCGATCGACATGCAGGAGCCTGTCGCGCCGACCGAACGGCTCGTCGGCGACCTGAAGGCCGCGGGGTACAGGCTTTACGTGCTTTCGAACATGTCGCGCGAGTTCATCGCCTTCCTGCGCCGTTTTCCCGTCTACCGGCTTTTCGACGGCGAGGTGGTCTCCTGCGAGGAGGGGACGGTAAAGCCCGAACCGCGGATTTACGAAATCCTGCTGGAACGCTACGGACTCGATCCCGCCGAAACCCTTTTCATCGACGACCGCGCGGCGAATATCGCCGCCGCCGAAGGGCTGGGCATCGCCGGATACCTTTTCGACCACCGGAATCCCGCCGCCGCATGCGACGAGCTGCGCCGCAGGCTGCTGTAACAATAGGAAGCGATAAAAATAAGAGAGGCCGGTGAAAACCGGCCTCTCTTTGCATTGCAGTCTTTCGGAGACTTAGTTGAACGTGTAGCGGATGCTGAACATGGCTGACCAAGTCGCAACCGTGCTCGCATACTTCGACCAAACGGGCTTGGTGAAGTTGTAGGCGTTGGTCTTGGTGTTGTATTTCAGAATCTGCGACGATTCGAGACGGTCGATGCCGCACCAGTTGCGGTTGATCAGGTTGGCGAGGTTGTTGATATCGACGCCCAGCGTGATCGTGTTGCGCTTGCCGTTGATATTGATGTAGAAATCCTGCGCGAATTTGAAATTCACCATGTGCTGCCACGGCATCACGGCGCCGCCGCGCTTCGAGTATTCGCCGATGTGCTTCGACAGGTAGGAATCCTTGTTGATGAATGCCCAGAAGTCGTTTTTCTGGTCGGCGGCCGAGTAGATGACCTTGCCGTTGTCCACCAGATCGGCGAACGTCATCTTGTCGAGCTGTTCGCG contains these protein-coding regions:
- the nqrE gene encoding NADH:ubiquinone reductase (Na(+)-transporting) subunit E — its product is MESLNIFIRSIFIDNMVFAFFFGMCSYIAVSKSVKTALGLGAAVTFVMVMTVPLNYFLYEYVLKAGALAWAGLPDVNLDFLTFIVFIATIAAFVQLVEMAVEKFSPTLYSQLGIFLPLIAVNCAIMGGSLFMQQKVDALELTSLWQSIVYGLGSGLGWWLAIVMMAAIREKTTYSQIPAALKGPGIAFIITGLMGIAFMIFSGIQF
- a CDS encoding HAD family hydrolase, which translates into the protein MKNIVFDLGGVLFARDKNKSTQEFHEFFSFIRSERMPLFWEEYDRGASTLGEVTDILARTTGCPREKCERFLLLSIDMQEPVAPTERLVGDLKAAGYRLYVLSNMSREFIAFLRRFPVYRLFDGEVVSCEEGTVKPEPRIYEILLERYGLDPAETLFIDDRAANIAAAEGLGIAGYLFDHRNPAAACDELRRRLL
- a CDS encoding NADH:ubiquinone reductase (Na(+)-transporting) subunit D, encoding MSKNEKEPLFSAKNMKFLTGPFSANNPVIVQILGICSALAVTVQLKPAIVMALSVTVVTGFSNLVMSLLRNGVPSRIRIIVQLVVIAALVILVDQVLKAYVFEVSKQLSVYVGLIITNCIVMGRIEAFALANKPWASLLDGIGNGLGYGLILVIVAFFRELFGSGSLLGFRIVPESWYIAEGGFYSNCGLMLFPPMALIIVGCIIWVHRSRNKDLQEK
- the nqrC gene encoding NADH:ubiquinone reductase (Na(+)-transporting) subunit C, with the protein product MATKKFKCTVCGYIHEGDAAPEKCPVCMAPASAFVELKDEKKKGLFSDKNGNAYIIMYSTVMVVIVATLLAVAALSLQSRQYANELNEKKQSILSSLSAQGENYDAFIKGYVLDADGNELEGEDVFELLKDLQGAFDDGKFPVFEAADGRVVIPVTGMGLWGPVWGYIALEKDMDTVAGIIMAHKGETPGLGAEIATPKYQAQFVGKKIFKGDEFVSVKLRKGGAQDPEHEVDAISGGTKTSDGVTAMLYNSMEHYLPLLEAKRKAAVEQVVFAPVRDESNEENVENNE
- a CDS encoding sodium-translocating pyrophosphatase; this translates as MNIPSIFWFIPAAAVIALLLAWAFYRAMKREDEGTPRMREIAGHVRRGAMAYLRQQYKVVAIVFVVLALFFAYLAYGAGVQNPWVPFAFLTGGFFSGLAGYFGMKTATYASARTANAARQSLDRGLKVAFRSGAVMGLVVVGLGLLDISFWYVILEYFVDVTGPQKLVVITTTMLTFGMGASTQALFARVGGGIYTKAADVGADLVGKVEAGIPEDDPRNPATIADNVGDNVGDVAGMGADLYESYCGSILATAALGAAAFASADGMAMQLRAVLAPMLIAAVGIVLSIIGIFLVRTKEGATMRELLRSLGVGVNFSSLLIAGATFGILYLLGIENWIGLSFSVITGLLAGIIIGQATEYYTSHSYKPTQKIAGSAQTGPATVIIAGIGSGMISTAVPVLTIGVAIILAYLCAIGFDMEHIMSAQSMSLGLYGIGIAAVGMLSTLGITLATDAYGPIADNAGGNAEMSGLGPEVRKRTDALDALGNTTAATGKGFAIGSAALTALALLASYIEEIRIGLLHNGVTALDLPNGTTQLVEKASLLDFMEYYHVSLMNPTVLIGVFVGAMMSFLFCGLTMNAVGRAAQSMVNEVRRQFREIKGILTGEGTPDYARCVEISTRGAQREMLLPSLLAIAVPVVVGLVFGVAGVMGLLVGGLSSGFVLAVFMANAGGAWDNAKKMVEEGHFGGKGSDCHKATVVGDTVGDPFKDTSGPSLNILIKLMSMVSIVMAGLTVAFHLF
- the nqrF gene encoding NADH:ubiquinone reductase (Na(+)-transporting) subunit F; its protein translation is MELTIIVAIIAFLAVTLLLVGLLLFAKAKLTSSGEVTIDINDGEKVITAESGSTLLSTLANNKVFLPSACGGGGSCGMCKCQVLEGGGDILPTETGFISRKLAKDHWRLGCQVKVKENLRIKVPEAVLGVKKWECTVVSNRNISTFLKEFVVKLPEGENLKFRSGGYIQIDIPKYDAIKFSDMDVDEKYRADWDKFKMWDLVTTNPEDTFRAYSMANHPAEGNIIMLNIRIATPPFDKATGGFMKVNPGICSSYVFSRKPGDKITISGPYGEFFLPDDLPDTQELIFIGGGAGMAPMRSHLMHLFKTEKTKRPVSFWYGARALKEVPYLDEFHAIEKDFPNFSFNLALDRPDPEADAAGVKYTPGFVHNVLYENYLKNHQAPEDCIYLMCGPPMMIASVVKMLDSLGVPPENILYDNFGS
- a CDS encoding DUF2776 family protein, with product MNHGISILFRAIPLAMAAFCFGYGAYVFAAGSDPSRLTAGPVVFFLGSICVALYCTAATIIRQIIGTYSAAAKYLFPAVGYAFAAMTVICGIFIITSNMTGAYVTGHVVCGLGLITACVSTAATSSTRFSLIPKNSGDSSFSINPAGFSRGQSSLLIFIVSAVAAGAWLWCILLFSIGTLPAHIVAGSVMFGIACVCTSLIALVASIARQARGSYTMGERRRWMSLVLCMGGLAFVLGLILIFTFRGESINFVGFVLIGLALICWSISSKVILLAKIWHADFPLANRIPIIPVLTALACLFLAAFLYEAALFETKYFVPARVLTGFGAICFTLYSIVSILESGASKK